The Hyphomicrobiales bacterium genome segment AGGAGCGCTGGAAGAAGGCGAACACCGCCAACTACGCCTACCTCGAATACAACCCGATCGACGTGAACGGAAACGCGCTGCCGGCACCGAGGCGACAAGAGGCGATGCCGATAGAGGTGGCGCTCATCCAGCAACGCGAGATCATCGCGCAGGACGTTCGCGCCTCCCTCGGGATATTCAAGGCCGGCGTCGGCGAATCCGAGAGCCAGCAATCGGGCCGCGCGATCCTTGCCTTACAGCGCGAGTCCGACACCGGGACGTACCACTTCGGGGCGAATGAGGGGATATCCATCAGGCACGGGGGCGTCATCCTCGTCGATCTGATTCCGAAATACTACGACACGAAGCGTATCGTGCGGATTCTGGGCGAAGACGGCGAGATCCAGTCGGTGCAGCTCGACCCGGACCAGCAGGAGTCGATGCGCGAGATTCAGACGAGCGAGGGCATCAAGCGCATCTACAACCCCGGCGTGGGCAAGTTCGACGTGTCGATCAGCGTGGGGCCGAGCTACAACACGAAGCGCATGGAAGCCGCAGCGACGTTCGTCGAGATGGCGAAGGGAGCTTCTGATCCGGCGTCGGCTGCGGTGCTGCGCTACCTGACGGCGCGCAATTCGGACTTTTCCGGGGCGGATGAGGCCGCGAAGATGCTGAAGGGCTTACTGCCGCCGCAAGCGCTACAGGACGAGAAGCAGCCGCAGATTCCGCCGCAAGTCAAGGCGCAGATGGTGCAGATGGGCCAGGCCATGCAGGCGATGCAGGCCGAGAACATGGAGCTCAAGTCCGGGCGGCAGGAGGCGATGGCGAAGGTCAAGGCCGATCACGACGCGAAGATGAAGCAGATCGAGCTCGACGGGAAGGCCGAAGGCGAAAAGATGCGGCTTGCCCGCGAAAAGGCAGAGGCCGAGATCAAGCTGAAAGTCTGGGTTGCCGAGCAGGAACTGGCGTTGAAGGGTCGCACCGCATCCGCCGACGTGGAGCTCGAGGAGCGCGGCATGGCGCACGAGCAAACGATGGACCGCGCAGGCAAGGCGATGGAAGCGAAGGACATGCAGCACGAGCACGCGCTGGACGAACACGACCAGATGCACGAGCACATGATGGGCGAGCGCGAGATGCAGGCGAAGGAAAAGGCAGCAGCACATGAGGAGACGCCAGCCGCTTGAGTAAAAACCAGGCAATTCTACGAGGCGATATGAGTAACACTGATCTAGAGCGCACGCTGCTAAAACATCGTTTTTATAAACGATGGCTTGTGGCGGCTGAGGAATGGCTTCGTTCTGATCGAGAGGTCGTCGTCCTTTCTACCTATGATATCCGTTGCGACGAACACCAAGATTTCCGTTTCGATGTTCCGCGCTCCCTGTGGGAGCCACAACTTCGAGCCCAAGTTGAAAAGACGAGGCGTCATGTAACAGAACTGGACCGCATTGTTCGTGAGTATGTGGAGGAGGCGCTGAAGATATGACCGTCTTGGCGAAGGAAGAAGCAGCCGCGCATCAGGAGACGCCAAGATGATCTGCGAGCAGTGCAAGGTTGAAGGCAAGAATTGAAACTGGTGGAGGACAAATGATATTTGATGAATGGTGGGAAAAATGTGCAAAAGACAATGGCGCCCTGGAATACCGGGTGCGTCAGACATGGAATGCGGCAATTGATGCTGCTGCGGAGGCATTAGCTCGGCGAGAGGAGGAGGCCGCTAGTCCGCAT includes the following:
- a CDS encoding portal protein, which codes for MAYDEQKEDGTKEPAQESDDDILKYARDGIKECIDEESDQRALMLDDLRFATLDQWPDEIRRAREGDAENGPRPCLTIDKINQYIVQVVNDMRQGKPGINVRPQDDVADPETAKILKGLIRNIEDQSKADIAYSTAGENAATIGLGYFRITAEYVSDDSFDQELFIRPIPNTFSVYLGKHIMPDGSDAERGYICEAMPVAKFKELFPKAKEKAEDFDGLDKAAVGYWRTAETITVVEEYCIKRVPHELLFLDDGTTIGAADYARWPKEAGKKPEVQDRRTAYRKQLKWRKLTGIEVLEKRDLPGKYIPIVEMVGREKWVEGKRVLWGLVRPSKDSLRFDNYCASAIAEKIMLAPKTPFIGATGQFEGKEERWKKANTANYAYLEYNPIDVNGNALPAPRRQEAMPIEVALIQQREIIAQDVRASLGIFKAGVGESESQQSGRAILALQRESDTGTYHFGANEGISIRHGGVILVDLIPKYYDTKRIVRILGEDGEIQSVQLDPDQQESMREIQTSEGIKRIYNPGVGKFDVSISVGPSYNTKRMEAAATFVEMAKGASDPASAAVLRYLTARNSDFSGADEAAKMLKGLLPPQALQDEKQPQIPPQVKAQMVQMGQAMQAMQAENMELKSGRQEAMAKVKADHDAKMKQIELDGKAEGEKMRLAREKAEAEIKLKVWVAEQELALKGRTASADVELEERGMAHEQTMDRAGKAMEAKDMQHEHALDEHDQMHEHMMGEREMQAKEKAAAHEETPAA